TGTGTGGGGGCTATTGATTTATTAAATTGCACACAATTCAATTGCTCGCTATGTTTGATCTTCCTTCATTCGGAGTTCGTGCCATGAGCGACAACCTGCTGAGCATCCCTTGTACCACCATCAAGGGCGAGCAAAAGACCCTGGCCGATTTCGCCGGCAAAGCGGTGCTGGTGGTCAACACCGCCAGCAAATGCGGGTTCACCCCACAGTACAAAGGCCTCGAAGAGCTGTGGCAGACCTACAAGGATCAAGGCCTGGTGGTGCTCGGCTTTCCCTGCAATCAGTTCGGCAAGCAAGAGCCGGGCAACGAGGGGGCGATTTCCGAGTTCTGCGAGTTGAATTACGGGGTGAGTTTCCCGCTGTTCAAGAAGATCGAAGTGAATGGTGCCGACGCCCATCCACTGTTCGTGCAGCTGAAAAAGCGCGCCCCGGGCGTGCTGGGTTCCCAAGGTATCAAGTGGAACTTCACCAAGTTCCTGATCGGCAAGGACGGCCAACTGGTCAAGCGCTTTGCTCCAGCGACCAAGCCGCAGGACCTGAGCCGCGAGATCGAAGCCCTGCTCAAATGAACACGTTGTCAGTTGATTCGCTGAAGCTCGACAGTCAGCTCTGCTTCAAGCTGTACGCCGCTTCTCGGGCGGTGATCCGTGCCTACAAGCCGATGCTCGATCAGTTGGGCCTGACTTACCCGCAATACCTGGCGATGCTGGTGTTGTGGGAATGGCAGGAGACGGCGCCGGAGCAGCCGACGGTCAAGGCCTTGGGTGAGCGTCTGGCACTGGATTCCGGGACCCTGACGCCGCTGCTCAAGCGCCTTGAGCAACTGCAGCTGGTGCAGCGTCAGCGTTCGGCGCGCGATGAGCGTGAGGTGCACTTGAGCCTGTCGCCCGCCGGCAAAGCCTTGCGCGATCAGGTCGGGCCGCTCAAGGCCCGGCTGTTGTGCGATAGCGGCGTCGATCTGGATCGCCTGAATGATCTGCGCGATGGCCTCGATCACTTGTTGGGGCAAATCAAAGCGCTGTCGTAGTGGGTATCCACAAGTCGAGCAGGGCGGCCAGTTCTTCCCGGCGGAAAGGTTTGGCCAGGTAGTCACTCATGCCCGCCGCACGGCAGCGCTCGCGTTCTTCGGACATGGCGTTGGCGGTCAGGGCGACGATGGGCAACTGTGGCCAGCGCCCGCTGCGACGAATCTGCCGACTGGCTTCATAGCCATCCATCACCGGCATGTTGCAATCCATCAGCACCAGATCGAATTCGCTCTGCTCAAGCTGATCCAGCGCTTCGCCGCCGTGGGCCGCGACGCTCACCTCGCAACCGAGTTTTCCGAGCATTCCCTTGGCCACCAACTGATTGACCGGATTGTCCTCCACCAGCAGGATGCGTCCGCGTCGCTGGGGTGAGATGGCTTCGATCCGGGCACCGTTGATCGTGGTGAGTTCCGGCTGCAGGATCCGCCGCAACGCCTGGTAAAGCGCATTGCGCGCCAGAGGCCGCGCCTGTTGCTGCAAGGGCGCGAGGGCGTTGACTTGCTCGCTGGGCAGGAAACTGCCGTAAGCGGTCACCAGCAGAATCGGCGCGGTGAAGGTGGGACGCAGGCCAAACAGGCATTCGGGGCAGTCGGTGATCAGCACATCCGGCTGCAGGCCGATCAATCGGTCATCGATGGAACGCTGCTGATAGTTGAGCCCCCATCCAGGCAGCAGACTGCTCAATAGCTCCGCCAGACCGCTGCTGGCGGCGGTAATCGCGACGATGTTGCCCCGCAGTGCTGCCGGGGAAATGGCCCGGGTATGGCAGGGCAGGGGCAGGTCGGCGCAAAACTGACTGCCGAAGCCCGCTTCCGAGCTGATCGTCAGACGCCCCTGCATGGCTTCGCAGAGGCTATACGTCAGCGCCAGGCCCAACCCGGTCCCGCCGAATTGCCGGGTAATGCCGGCACCGGCCTGGGTGAACGGCTGGAAGATCTTGACCTGCGCGTCCTGGGCGATGCCGATGCCAGTGTCGCAGACTTCGATTCGCACACCGTCTTCGAACGTTGAAAGACGCACATCGACCCGTCCGAAACGAGTGAATTTGAGGGCGTTGGACAACAAGTTGCTGACGATCTGCCGGACCCGGGTCGGATCACCGAGCACCAGTGCGGGAAATTGCGGGTCAATCAGGCATGCCAGCTCGACACTCGGCGCGGCGTTCTGGGACAGCAGGTTGGCGGTGTCTTCGATCAGCGAACCAAGGTCGAATGGAATGTGTTCGAGTTCGAGCTGGCCGGCATCGAACTTCGACAGGTCGAGAATATCGTTGAGCAGTTCCACCAGCACTTTGCCCGAGTCATGGGCGATGGACAGCTGTTGCTGCTGCTCGGCATTGAGCGGGCCGTCCAGCGAGAGCGCGATCATCCCCAGCAAACCGTTGAGGGGCGTGCGGATTTCATGACTCATGTTGGCCAGGAACACCGAGCGTGCTTCGGCCATGTCCAGGGCTGTGCTGCGGGCGACTTCCAGTTCCTCGTTGGATTGGCTGAGGCGGGTATTGATCGCCTTGAGCTCCGCGGTGCGGGCCGAGACGATGTTTTCCAGTTGCGAGAGGTAATCGGTCAGGCGGTTCTCGGCGTTGCGCCGTTGCTGGATTTCGGTGGCGATGTTTTCAAACTGCTGATTGGCGACCTCGACCAAGACCCCGATTTCATCGTTTTCATGCCCCGTCGGACACTCCAGCAGTGTCGGTTCCGCGCTGCGCGGATCACGACCACTGAGTTCGCGGATAACCCGCACCAGCGGTTTGGTCAGCATCACGTAAAACAGCGCCAGCAGAATGCCCGTGAGAATCAGGCTGCGCGCGAAGCCGTTGAGCAGGGTCACTTCGGCCCGGCGCAGGAAACGACTGCCGAAGGTGTAGGTATCGACTTCCAGGCGCAAGGTCCCGAGGGATTCGTCCGGCAAGTGGTCGAGATAAAGACGGTCTTCGAACTGCCGGTTGGCGCCGAACAGGAAGTCGCTGATCATCCGGTCATTGTTTTCCAGGCCCGGACGTTTGACGCTGGCCAGCACGGTACTGTTGTTGTCGGTCAATTGCGCGCCGATGATTGCCGGGGAGCGCAACAGACCCAGGGCCAGTTCCTGAGCGAGTTCAGCATCGATGTTGTAGGCGATGCGGGATGCGGGGTTATGGCTGATTTCCAGCAACGACAGTATTTCACGGTTGATGGAGGCGTCTTCGCTGGCATAATCGATGCCTATTTGCAGCAGGCTGAGCAGCGTGCCCAGAATGAAGCCAGCCAGTACCGTAATCCTGGCTTGTTTGTACGACAGCCGGTGGCTGAACTTGATGTCCATGGGATGTTGAACCACTTCCGTTTCCCTTCGCTGCTCAAGCATAGTCGATCATCAATGGATACCGATGTTCTCGCAAAACACCTGGAGGGGGTGTAGACGCTGTGTTTCGTCGCTGTATCGCCATCATTACCGTGAATGAGCCCGAGGAGAAGACGTGGATTCCCGATTGAATGCTTTTCTTGAACGCGCCGATGCCGTTCTGGCTCGTATCGAGCCGTTGCTTCCCGCGCCTCGGCAAGCCATCGACTGGACGCACTGCCTGGCCGCACGCTGGCAGCGCGAGGGGCGCAGCGGTTTTCTGTTGCCGCTGCAAGTGAGCCTGGACACGCGTTTGTCCGACTTGATCGGTGTTGACCGGCAACTGGAGCAACTGGGCCGCAACACCCGGCAGTTTCTCGACGGCATGCCGGCCAACCACGCTTTGCTCTGGGGTTCGCGTGGCACCGGTAAATCGTCGCTGGTGCGCGCCTTGCTGTCGGAACACGCCAAGAGCGGCCTGCGACTGATTGAGATCGAGCGCGATCATTTGGCTGACTTGCCGCGCGTGGTCGAGCAGATCGCCAAGTTGCCTCAGCGCTTTGTACTGTTCTGCGATGACCTGTCGTTCGAGTCGGGCGAGGGCGATTACCGCGTGCTCAAGAGCGTGCTCGATGGTTCGCTCGAACAGGCGCCAGACAACGTTCTGCTGTACGCCACCTCGAACCGTCGCCATCTGGTGCCGGAAAAGGAAAGCGATAACGAAAACTGGAAAAGGGTCGATGGCGAACTCCATCCCAGTGAGGCGGTGGAAGACAAGATCGCGCTGTCGGACCGTTTTGGTCTGTGGCTGTCGTTCTATCCGTTTACTCAGGAGCATTTCCTCAACGTCGTCGAACACTGGATCGGCCAATTGGCCGACAAGGCCGGCCTTGAGTGGCAGCGTGACGAAGAACTGGACATCCTCGCAGTGCGCTGGGCCACGGGCCGGGGCAATCGCAACGGACGTTGCGCGTATCAATTTGCCCGCTATTGGGTCGGGCTGAAGCTGTTGGAGCACAAGGCATGATCGATTTACAAAAGAGCGGCCAGGGCCTGGAGGGCTACGGCATGCTATGGGCACAGCTGGAATCATTGCTGGCAGACGAGCGTGATTTTATCGCCAACGCCGCACAATTTTCGGCGTTTCTGTTCAATCAGCTCGATGACCTGAACTGGGCCGGTTTCTACCTTAATCGCAACGAAGAACTGGTGCTTGGCCCGTTTCAGGGGCAGATCGCCTGTGTACGGATTCCATTCGGTCGCGGTGTGTGCGGAGCGGCGGCGGCCACCTTGCAGACTCAACGGGTTGAAGACGTACATGCGTTCCCCGGGCACATCGCGTGCGACAGTGCCTCGAACAGCGAGCTGGTGGTACCGCTGGTCAAGGACGGTCGACTGATCGGTGTGCTCGACCTCGACAGCCCGAAACTCGCGCGTTTTACTGCGGACGATCAGGCAGGTATCGAGCAACTGGCGGCGATTTTCCTGCGTCTGACCGACTGCTGATCAGGCCATCAAGCCGGCCTTGATCAGCAGGCTTGACGGGTCGACCGCATCAATCTGTCGTGGGTCGAGAAAACGGTTGGCGTACTGCAAATAGACTTCGTCATTGATGAACAGCCCGAACAACTCAGCGTCAATGTGGGCGTCACGGCACATAGTGGCCATGATGCCCAGCGCTTCGCTCAAGGACTTGGCTTTCTTGTAGGGGCGATCGGCGGCGGTCAGCGCTTCGAAAATATCGGCAATCGCCATCATCCGCGCTGGCAAACTCATGTCTTCGCGCTTCAACCGTTTGGGATAACCGGTGCCGTCCATTTTTTCGTGGTGGCCGCCGGCGATCTCCGCGATGTTACTGAGGTGGCCGGGGAAAGGCAGGTGACTGAGCATCAGAATCGTCTGCACCATGTGATGATTGATGATGTATCGCTCCTCGCGGGTCAGTGTGCCTCGGGTGATGCTCAGGTTGTAGAGCTCGCCCCGGTTGTACTTGTAGCGAGGTACGTCGAGCTTGAACCCCCAGGGATTGTCGGCCGGGATCAGTTCGCTGTCGGCGCGTTCGAGCAAGTGTTCGGGTTTATCCGCCAGCAGCGGCTCGCTGACTGGCAGGGTCGGCGTTGGGGTCCGGGCCTGGCGACGGTTCTCTTCCCACGAAACCCCAAGTCGATCATCCAGGGTTCGAGTCCAGGTGCGTTGGGCGATGGTGTTCAGGCGTTGCAGATCGGCCTCGGCCATAGCCTCGCTGCCGAGGTTGCAGCGGGCGATGAACGCGAAATCATCATCCAGCGCCGCCAGGTTCGCATTGCGCAATTGCGCCAGATGCTGCTCGTCACCTCCCAGGGCGATGGCCTGCCAATAGTTGATCCAGGCATCACGCTTGAGCACTTCGAAACGGGTACGGATTTCGTGGATGCGGTCGTTCAAGGTCTCAAGCTTGGTGGCTTTGTCGACCACGTATTCAGGGGTGGTGACCTTGCCGCAATCATGCAGCCAGGCAGCGATGTGCAGGGCTTCCCACTCATCGTCGGTGGGCTGATAGCTGCTGAAGGCCGGGTCCTGACTGGCTGCGGCCGCCTGCGCCAGCATCAGCGTCAGTTCCGGCACCCGCTGGCAATGACCACCGGTGTAGGGACTCTTGGCATCGATCGCGCCAGCCAGTAGTTGAATAAAAGAGTCCAGCAACTGTTTCTGTTTGGCTTGCAGGCGCTGACTTTCGATACTCACGGCGGCGGCACCGGAAACCGCCTGAAGAAATGCGATGCGATCCGGGCGAAGTTTTTCCAGGTCATCCTGCGTGCCGCTGTCGGCCAGCAACAGCACCAGCAGCCCGACGGTTTCGTTATGACGATTGTGCAGCCGGATACCGATCAGATGAACCCGTGGGTACTCCAATGCTAGCAAAACCTTCTGCAAATCCCCCGCTTCTTCGAAACCCAGGCTGGTGACGACATTGTTGGCGTTCGACAATGTCTGCATCCATTGAGGGCTCTGCGGACCCTGAGGTGTGTGTCCTTGAATGGCGAATGACGGCAATGCCTGTGAGCTGCCATTGATGACCAGCGCATGAGGCTCCACGCGATCGTCATCACTTTCCCGCAGGTAGAGCAGGCCGGCCTGGGCCTGGCCGATCTTCACGGTTTCAAACAACACCCGTTGCAGCAAGGGGGCGAAACGGGTCTCGGCGCTCAGGCTGTCGGTGATCCGGAAAAAACTCGCCAGGGTGTCTTTCATGCGTGCCATCGACACGCTCAGTTGGTCGACTTCAAGCACCGGCGAGCGACGGGAGGCCGGAAAATTGAAATCGAAACTGCGAATCGCATCGGCTTCCTGCACCAGGGCGCGCAAGGGTTTGACCAGGATTCTCGAGGTCAGCCAACCCATCGGCAGGCACAACAGCAGCGTCGCCAGGGTAATCAATGCGCCTTGCCAGCGCATACGGTAGGCATCCACGAGCAATTCGTCCTCCGGCACCAGTAGCGCCAATTGCAGCCCCTGCGGGCCACCCTCCTGGATGCTGCTGCGCGCCACGATCCATTGGCGGCCTGCGGCGTTCAGGCGTTTGACCTTGTGGGGGCTGGTGAGCAGGGCTGCGAGGGTGGGGCTCAGGTCTGCGGCTTTGATCAGCCGGGCCGACTGGTCGTCGACGATCAGTTTGCTGCTATCTGGGTAAGCGATGGCATTACCCTCGGCATCGAACAGCACAATTTCGGTACTGGGGGTCACCACATGGTCGGCCAGGGTCGCCGACAGTTCAGCCAGCGTAAGGTCGGCCCCCATCACCGCATGCTCGCCACTGCGCCGGGCCAGAGTGGTGCCGACGTTGTGGGTGGAGAAAAAAAGGTAGGGCTCGGTGGTGATCTGATCATGGTCGCCGCGGGCGCTGGAGAACCAGGCGCGGGCACGGGGATCGTAGGTTTCGTCGGGGTTGTCCTGACGGCTGATGAGGGCCAGGTTCTGATCGAAAAACAATGATTGGGAGCGGATCTGACCGCTGCCTGGGTGCTCGATGCTCCATACCTGAAACGCCGCCGTCTCCGGTGCCTTGACCAGCGTTTTCAAGGCGCCGGTGCGCAAAGGACGAACCATGAAGAAGTCGCCATTGCTGTAGCCCAGGTACAGCGAGGCCAGGTCGGGGTTGTCCTTGAGTGATTGGCTGAAGGGCTTGAGCAACGCCAGGCGCTGCTCAAGGTCGGGCGCCTGGGTCGCCGGATTGTCCGCCAGCAGGCTCAGCAGATGACGAATCGGCTGATAGGTGCGATGCAGGTCCAGACGGACATCCTGCTCGATGCGGTTGAAGAGCTTTTCGCTGCTGGAAAGAATGATCTGGGTGGTTTGCTGATAGTTGAAAATGCCCAGTACCACCCCGGCCAGTAGCAACAGGAAGGTGAACATCACGCTGATATGGATGTGCAGAGGGAACTGGCGTTGATCCGGGCGCAGTGGGCTGGGCATTGCAGCTTTCTCCATGATGATTAACTCACTGCTCAGCCTTCAAGCATAGTTAATGCTCCTTCATTTTGCTTTTGTCATGGCGTGCCATCTGTTGTTGCAATGCCTGCTCCAGTTCGAGCATGGCGCGCTCCATGGACTTGCTACAATCGGCCACTTCATTGTGGTGGAATCTGTTATTGCAGGCCTGTTCGAGCGCCTCGCAGCTGTCGATCAGTCGCGATGCCTGGACGATTCGGGCCGCGCCCTTGATTTTGTGGGCAATGTCGAGGAGTGACTGCCGGTCCTTTGACCCGGATAACGCCAGCAGCGCTTTGCAGTCCAGGCGATTGCTGTTCAGCAGTTCGGTCAACAATCGCTGGTTCAGTGTCGGGTTGCCACCGGTCAACAGGTGCAACCCTTCCAGACTGAAGGCCGGCTCGCGGACCGACGGCGTGATGCCTTCGACCCATTGGCTCAAGGCCGTCAGGCTGAGGGGTTTGAACAGGCAATCGTCCATCCCGGCCAGTTTGCAGCGTTGTCTTTCCTCAGGCTGCGCGTTGGCGGTGAAGCCCAGAACGGTACAGGGAGGGCGCTGCAGGTGCTGTTCATGTTGGCGAATGGCACGGACCAGCTCATATCCATTCATGATCGGCATGTTGCAATCGGCAATCACCAGGTCGAATGGCTGACTTTTCCATGCCTCGAACCCCGCCTCGCCATCCGCTGCGACGTTGAACCGATGCCCCAGAAACTCCAGTTGTTGGCACATCAGCAAGCGATTGGCCGGGTGATCATCGACCACCAGTACGTTCAAGGGGGCAGTGCTCGGGTGAATTTGC
This genomic stretch from Pseudomonas wuhanensis harbors:
- a CDS encoding ATP-binding protein, whose translation is MDSRLNAFLERADAVLARIEPLLPAPRQAIDWTHCLAARWQREGRSGFLLPLQVSLDTRLSDLIGVDRQLEQLGRNTRQFLDGMPANHALLWGSRGTGKSSLVRALLSEHAKSGLRLIEIERDHLADLPRVVEQIAKLPQRFVLFCDDLSFESGEGDYRVLKSVLDGSLEQAPDNVLLYATSNRRHLVPEKESDNENWKRVDGELHPSEAVEDKIALSDRFGLWLSFYPFTQEHFLNVVEHWIGQLADKAGLEWQRDEELDILAVRWATGRGNRNGRCAYQFARYWVGLKLLEHKA
- a CDS encoding glutathione peroxidase, with the translated sequence MSDNLLSIPCTTIKGEQKTLADFAGKAVLVVNTASKCGFTPQYKGLEELWQTYKDQGLVVLGFPCNQFGKQEPGNEGAISEFCELNYGVSFPLFKKIEVNGADAHPLFVQLKKRAPGVLGSQGIKWNFTKFLIGKDGQLVKRFAPATKPQDLSREIEALLK
- a CDS encoding GAF domain-containing protein, with protein sequence MIDLQKSGQGLEGYGMLWAQLESLLADERDFIANAAQFSAFLFNQLDDLNWAGFYLNRNEELVLGPFQGQIACVRIPFGRGVCGAAAATLQTQRVEDVHAFPGHIACDSASNSELVVPLVKDGRLIGVLDLDSPKLARFTADDQAGIEQLAAIFLRLTDC
- a CDS encoding MarR family winged helix-turn-helix transcriptional regulator, whose product is MNTLSVDSLKLDSQLCFKLYAASRAVIRAYKPMLDQLGLTYPQYLAMLVLWEWQETAPEQPTVKALGERLALDSGTLTPLLKRLEQLQLVQRQRSARDEREVHLSLSPAGKALRDQVGPLKARLLCDSGVDLDRLNDLRDGLDHLLGQIKALS
- a CDS encoding HD domain-containing phosphohydrolase; amino-acid sequence: MPSPLRPDQRQFPLHIHISVMFTFLLLLAGVVLGIFNYQQTTQIILSSSEKLFNRIEQDVRLDLHRTYQPIRHLLSLLADNPATQAPDLEQRLALLKPFSQSLKDNPDLASLYLGYSNGDFFMVRPLRTGALKTLVKAPETAAFQVWSIEHPGSGQIRSQSLFFDQNLALISRQDNPDETYDPRARAWFSSARGDHDQITTEPYLFFSTHNVGTTLARRSGEHAVMGADLTLAELSATLADHVVTPSTEIVLFDAEGNAIAYPDSSKLIVDDQSARLIKAADLSPTLAALLTSPHKVKRLNAAGRQWIVARSSIQEGGPQGLQLALLVPEDELLVDAYRMRWQGALITLATLLLCLPMGWLTSRILVKPLRALVQEADAIRSFDFNFPASRRSPVLEVDQLSVSMARMKDTLASFFRITDSLSAETRFAPLLQRVLFETVKIGQAQAGLLYLRESDDDRVEPHALVINGSSQALPSFAIQGHTPQGPQSPQWMQTLSNANNVVTSLGFEEAGDLQKVLLALEYPRVHLIGIRLHNRHNETVGLLVLLLADSGTQDDLEKLRPDRIAFLQAVSGAAAVSIESQRLQAKQKQLLDSFIQLLAGAIDAKSPYTGGHCQRVPELTLMLAQAAAASQDPAFSSYQPTDDEWEALHIAAWLHDCGKVTTPEYVVDKATKLETLNDRIHEIRTRFEVLKRDAWINYWQAIALGGDEQHLAQLRNANLAALDDDFAFIARCNLGSEAMAEADLQRLNTIAQRTWTRTLDDRLGVSWEENRRQARTPTPTLPVSEPLLADKPEHLLERADSELIPADNPWGFKLDVPRYKYNRGELYNLSITRGTLTREERYIINHHMVQTILMLSHLPFPGHLSNIAEIAGGHHEKMDGTGYPKRLKREDMSLPARMMAIADIFEALTAADRPYKKAKSLSEALGIMATMCRDAHIDAELFGLFINDEVYLQYANRFLDPRQIDAVDPSSLLIKAGLMA
- a CDS encoding hybrid sensor histidine kinase/response regulator — protein: MDIKFSHRLSYKQARITVLAGFILGTLLSLLQIGIDYASEDASINREILSLLEISHNPASRIAYNIDAELAQELALGLLRSPAIIGAQLTDNNSTVLASVKRPGLENNDRMISDFLFGANRQFEDRLYLDHLPDESLGTLRLEVDTYTFGSRFLRRAEVTLLNGFARSLILTGILLALFYVMLTKPLVRVIRELSGRDPRSAEPTLLECPTGHENDEIGVLVEVANQQFENIATEIQQRRNAENRLTDYLSQLENIVSARTAELKAINTRLSQSNEELEVARSTALDMAEARSVFLANMSHEIRTPLNGLLGMIALSLDGPLNAEQQQQLSIAHDSGKVLVELLNDILDLSKFDAGQLELEHIPFDLGSLIEDTANLLSQNAAPSVELACLIDPQFPALVLGDPTRVRQIVSNLLSNALKFTRFGRVDVRLSTFEDGVRIEVCDTGIGIAQDAQVKIFQPFTQAGAGITRQFGGTGLGLALTYSLCEAMQGRLTISSEAGFGSQFCADLPLPCHTRAISPAALRGNIVAITAASSGLAELLSSLLPGWGLNYQQRSIDDRLIGLQPDVLITDCPECLFGLRPTFTAPILLVTAYGSFLPSEQVNALAPLQQQARPLARNALYQALRRILQPELTTINGARIEAISPQRRGRILLVEDNPVNQLVAKGMLGKLGCEVSVAAHGGEALDQLEQSEFDLVLMDCNMPVMDGYEASRQIRRSGRWPQLPIVALTANAMSEERERCRAAGMSDYLAKPFRREELAALLDLWIPTTTAL